One genomic region from Erythrobacter mangrovi encodes:
- a CDS encoding response regulator: MDQRSLVCICDDEQPLREMLAEYLGKNGFETVEAHDATSLRTVLEEREPQVLLLDINMPGEDGLSVLRSLQGDDRAPRVIMLTAAGETVDRIVGLEMGADDYLAKPVDLRELVARVRAVLRRSSRKEVEDPQAAKGRLPFGKAWLDLEAAKLFDLEGEQIPLTSMEYNLLKLFAKNRGRVLNRDQILEGAHDREWDPFDRSIDIRISRIRKKIEHNPTKPAVIRTVRGLGYIYDPE, from the coding sequence ATGGACCAGCGATCCCTTGTCTGCATCTGCGACGACGAGCAGCCGCTGCGCGAAATGCTGGCGGAATATCTCGGCAAGAACGGGTTCGAGACTGTCGAGGCCCACGATGCGACGAGCCTGCGCACGGTGCTGGAGGAACGCGAACCGCAGGTCCTGCTGCTCGACATCAACATGCCGGGCGAAGACGGCTTGTCGGTCCTCCGTTCGCTGCAGGGTGACGATCGCGCGCCGCGCGTGATCATGCTCACTGCCGCGGGGGAAACGGTGGACCGGATCGTCGGGCTGGAGATGGGCGCCGACGATTATCTCGCCAAGCCGGTCGATTTGCGTGAGCTGGTGGCCCGCGTGCGCGCGGTGCTGCGCCGCTCTTCGCGCAAGGAAGTGGAAGATCCGCAGGCCGCCAAGGGCCGCCTGCCCTTCGGCAAGGCCTGGCTCGATCTCGAGGCCGCCAAGCTGTTCGACCTCGAAGGCGAACAGATCCCGCTCACCTCGATGGAATACAATTTGCTCAAGCTGTTCGCCAAGAACCGCGGGCGTGTGCTCAATCGCGACCAGATCCTCGAAGGCGCGCATGATCGCGAGTGGGATCCCTTCGATCGCAGCATCGACATCCGCATCTCGCGCATTCGCAAGAAGATCGAACACAACCCCACCAAGCCGGCGGTGATCCGCACGGTGCGCGGGCTCGGCTATATCTACGATCCCGAATAG